Proteins from one Clostridium cellulovorans 743B genomic window:
- a CDS encoding sigma-70 family RNA polymerase sigma factor, whose amino-acid sequence MSLHETISKSINGDLSSYEYLVNEFQGLAITYAYSILRDYQLAEDAAQEAFILLFLNIKNLKEPLAFVSWLKKLTFTCCNRITRKKNLEVYDEDLEQKPSDKSITKIIEISEKATLVQESLSLLTNDQKEAIILHYYLDKKYSDIANMLGITETAVANRIYSGKKKLKKIMLITMKDYLVELSMNKDSFTRKVLEQVPNITTQDPRVQENFQFCGCMRAIMQYLNKDSSLDFIYFAGITGALFCNVWSYNPKWQYSESTVSFFQYNGRQEIIVSAFRSIGYKCEIVSEIDLKENTKKYLKKIVESLDSGFPVMTYGIVGPPTCSLITGYDEGGEVLIGWSAFQNGDHGFPDGYEPCGYYRKRNGLDESYGLIFFGEECEPMNNQDIVKTALKNIKQVVNLPKTNRNLYGIDAYTAWAEAFLQDKDFIENASELDTYLDVHCGQKVIVMTGRTYGAEFLSRLKNYDSPYNILIDKLIDLCEKENAILNKFWQLEPSFYFDSKNLINQNYRRQMVDIILEASEIYNQFVHTCDL is encoded by the coding sequence ATGAGTTTACACGAAACTATATCAAAATCAATAAATGGTGACTTATCTAGTTATGAATATCTAGTTAATGAATTCCAGGGCTTAGCCATAACCTATGCCTATAGTATATTACGTGATTATCAACTAGCAGAAGACGCCGCACAAGAAGCATTCATTCTTTTGTTTTTGAATATAAAAAACTTAAAAGAGCCACTAGCCTTTGTAAGTTGGCTAAAAAAACTAACTTTTACCTGTTGCAATCGCATAACACGAAAAAAGAACTTAGAAGTCTATGATGAAGATCTGGAACAAAAACCTTCAGATAAATCAATTACAAAGATAATTGAAATATCAGAAAAAGCTACCCTCGTGCAAGAATCACTTTCACTCCTTACTAATGATCAAAAGGAAGCAATTATTCTACACTATTATTTAGATAAAAAATATTCTGATATAGCAAATATGCTAGGAATTACCGAAACGGCTGTTGCCAATAGAATTTACTCAGGCAAGAAAAAACTAAAAAAAATAATGCTAATTACTATGAAAGATTATTTAGTAGAGCTATCAATGAATAAAGACTCCTTTACTCGTAAAGTTTTAGAGCAAGTACCTAATATAACTACTCAAGATCCAAGAGTTCAAGAAAATTTTCAATTCTGCGGTTGTATGAGAGCTATAATGCAATATTTGAATAAAGATTCTTCCTTAGACTTCATTTATTTTGCAGGAATTACGGGAGCGCTCTTCTGCAACGTATGGAGTTACAATCCCAAATGGCAATATAGTGAATCTACTGTTTCATTTTTCCAATATAATGGTAGACAAGAAATAATTGTATCAGCTTTTAGATCTATAGGCTACAAGTGCGAAATTGTATCTGAAATAGACTTAAAGGAAAATACGAAAAAGTACTTAAAAAAGATCGTTGAATCATTAGATAGTGGATTTCCTGTTATGACATATGGAATTGTTGGACCGCCAACCTGTTCGCTGATTACAGGCTATGATGAAGGAGGCGAAGTTCTAATTGGTTGGTCAGCATTTCAAAATGGTGATCATGGGTTTCCGGATGGATATGAACCTTGTGGCTATTATAGAAAACGTAATGGACTTGATGAATCCTATGGACTAATTTTCTTTGGTGAAGAGTGTGAACCTATGAATAACCAGGACATTGTAAAAACTGCATTAAAGAACATAAAGCAAGTAGTGAATCTTCCAAAAACAAACAGAAACTTATATGGAATAGATGCATATACTGCTTGGGCAGAAGCATTTCTTCAAGATAAAGACTTTATAGAAAACGCCTCTGAACTTGATACATATCTAGATGTACATTGTGGTCAAAAGGTCATTGTTATGACAGGACGTACTTATGGGGCAGAATTTTTATCACGACTTAAAAATTATGATTCTCCCTATAACATTTTAATCGACAAATTAATAGACTTATGTGAAAAAGAAAATGCTATCCTAAATAAGTTTTGGCAACTTGAACCCTCATTTTATTTTGACTCTAAAAATTTAATTAACCAAAACTATCGTAGACAAATGGTTGATATAATTTTAGAAGCATCAGAAATATATAACCAATTTGTACATACTTGTGATTTATAA
- a CDS encoding glycosyltransferase family 39 protein: protein MQTKQEVTNIREVQLGFLKIKNSIGTFQDGFSRFVNITLKLLFLLIVFTTYDELKDQYKDVEKQGLYFIVFFLLCGLVTYIALKKNIKTNKILVAIITFSLIIRLIWIWSIDSIPVSDFAGMYERSQLVLEGDYYIFKGNHYYARFPHLTIIVLYFAVIRRFFTYPLITIKIINVLCSTVSVILIYFIVKEVFGSKVKGIWASFIAAIYPPIILYTAVYCGENMAIPFYLLSVYFFILVIKGKKPLKFLFFSALSLTIGNFFRMVAPVVVIAYIMYLLIYFEKSIKEKAVAIIYIVGAFIIPLILVSTLLRVSTITEFNLWKGSESSWTSILKGTNFDSWGRWNEEDARIVDKYNDDYEDIENACKEIVKERLTTASYRQLAEFYIRKYTGQWRNGDFSGVFWATLDLEEEGIRLNLFENSDMYNQLMYVIVITTTYIGLFNKRQYLKNKLVNLFYFIFCGYGLLFLITESQDRYSFIVCWLFLILPFSIFEGNKFFPFAKKLEEEKISTYSNEKVIS, encoded by the coding sequence TTGCAAACAAAACAGGAGGTGACAAACATAAGAGAAGTGCAATTAGGTTTTCTAAAAATAAAAAATTCAATAGGAACTTTTCAAGATGGATTTTCGAGATTCGTAAATATAACTTTAAAACTATTGTTTCTTTTAATTGTTTTTACTACTTATGATGAATTGAAAGATCAATATAAAGATGTTGAAAAGCAAGGTTTATATTTTATAGTTTTTTTTCTTTTATGCGGATTGGTTACATATATAGCATTAAAGAAAAATATTAAAACAAATAAAATATTAGTAGCAATAATAACATTTTCATTAATTATAAGGTTAATATGGATCTGGTCTATAGACAGTATCCCAGTATCAGACTTTGCAGGAATGTATGAGCGAAGTCAATTGGTCTTGGAAGGAGATTATTATATTTTTAAAGGAAACCATTATTACGCTAGATTTCCTCATTTAACAATTATAGTTTTATACTTTGCAGTTATTAGGAGGTTTTTTACTTATCCTTTGATAACCATAAAAATAATAAACGTCTTATGTTCAACAGTTAGTGTGATTCTTATCTATTTTATTGTTAAGGAAGTATTTGGCAGTAAAGTAAAAGGAATATGGGCAAGCTTTATAGCTGCCATCTATCCTCCAATTATTTTATACACCGCAGTGTATTGTGGCGAAAATATGGCCATTCCATTCTATTTATTAAGCGTATACTTTTTCATTTTAGTTATAAAAGGCAAGAAACCTTTAAAATTTTTGTTTTTTTCTGCATTGAGCTTAACAATAGGCAATTTCTTTAGAATGGTTGCGCCAGTAGTAGTTATTGCATATATAATGTATTTATTAATATACTTTGAAAAATCAATTAAAGAAAAGGCTGTTGCAATAATTTATATAGTAGGAGCATTTATAATTCCACTAATATTAGTAAGTACATTGTTAAGAGTTAGTACTATTACAGAGTTTAATCTTTGGAAAGGTAGCGAATCCTCTTGGACTTCAATATTAAAGGGGACTAACTTCGATAGTTGGGGAAGATGGAATGAAGAGGATGCTAGAATTGTTGATAAATATAATGATGATTATGAAGATATAGAGAATGCTTGTAAGGAAATTGTAAAAGAGCGTTTAACTACAGCATCTTATAGGCAATTAGCAGAGTTCTATATTAGAAAATATACAGGTCAGTGGAGAAATGGTGACTTCAGTGGTGTTTTCTGGGCAACCTTAGATTTAGAAGAGGAAGGTATAAGGTTAAATCTTTTTGAAAATTCCGATATGTATAACCAATTGATGTATGTTATAGTAATCACTACAACATATATAGGATTATTTAATAAGCGACAGTATTTAAAAAATAAATTAGTGAATCTATTCTATTTTATTTTTTGTGGATATGGCTTATTATTTTTAATTACAGAATCACAGGATAGATATTCTTTTATAGTTTGTTGGCTATTTCTTATTTTACCTTTTAGTATTTTTGAAGGAAATAAGTTTTTCCCTTTTGCTAAAAAGTTAGAAGAAGAAAAAATAAGTACATATAGCAATGAGAAGGTTATCAGTTAA
- a CDS encoding DUF6440 family protein, which produces MFGNKKNSDGDRFIVTYQQGTLQQIKVIVDKKTGVNYLFTINGYGGGLTVLLDREGKPVITSTVDNSSY; this is translated from the coding sequence ATGTTTGGGAATAAAAAGAATAGTGACGGAGATAGATTTATAGTGACTTATCAGCAAGGGACTTTGCAACAGATAAAAGTAATTGTTGATAAAAAAACTGGAGTGAATTATCTGTTTACGATAAATGGTTATGGCGGTGGCCTTACTGTTTTATTAGATAGAGAAGGAAAGCCAGTAATTACCTCAACTGTAGATAATAGTTCATATTAG